TACTTCCTTGTAAAAGCATGGtccattttttattgagatataaaaaaaacaacatatcaaaaatttaacaaaatttaaggGATCAAGTATTGTTCCTTTATGAGATATAAACAGATCCCTAGGACGTCGTCTTGACAATGACTTCAGGACGGTCGCTGAACTCCTTGTCGATTTCGGTGAAGTTGTTGCCACCGAAGTAAAGATTTCGCAGTTTGACGAGATCAGCGAAAGCGCCATTATCCACAGCGCTGATGTTATTGTCAGACAGTTTGATGTCTTCCAGATTGGAGAGTCCGGCAAAAGTGCCGACTACAATGTGAGACAATTTGTTTCCGTCCAGTCGCAGTAGTTCCAGCTGAGACAGCTCCCGGAAAGTTCCCAGCTCGAGAGCGCTGATCTCGTTCTGCTGAAGATAGAGTCTCTTCAGACCGACCAAGTCGCGGAAGAGCGACCTGGAGACGCTTGTTATCCGATTGTCATTTAAGTAAAGATCCTCCAGCTTGTTCAATCCTCGAAAAGCACCGCTCGACAAGTCCTCTAGCCGATTGTAGTCCAAGTGAAGGCGACTCAGTTCGGTTAACCCGGCGAAGGAACCCAACGCGACGCGAGAGATTTTATTGCTGTTAAGCCAAAGGTACAGCAGTCCGGGATTAACATTCGAGAAGGATTGCGCCTCGATCGCTTCGATATCGTTGTGACCTAGGTAGAGCCACATCAGGCTCGACAAGCCGGCGAACGAGTCCTTCGGTATCGAATCGATCTTGTTGAAAATCAACGAGAGCGACTGCAGGTGTCCCAATTCCGCGAACAAGTGTCCCGATAACGGTACCACATTGCCGTCCAAGTGGAGGCGCTCCAAGTTGGGCAAACCGCGGAAGGATTCCCTCTTCAGCACGGATATCCGGTTGCCTTGATTCAGATACAAGTGCGTCGCCGACACGTTCTTGAAGGCGTCCTCTCGAATCGCCAAGAGGTCCAGGTCGCTGAGGTCCAATCGGTCCTCGAAACGGCTTTGCGTAACTTCGACGAGGACCCCCTTGTAGTGGCAAACGTTGTAACCATCGTTATCCCGGCAGGTCGGCTCCTTCACCTCCGACGAGGCCCTCGCCGAGAGAAACAGAATAACTACTTGCGAAAAGAACAGAAGAAACCGCGACATGGCGAGAGAGTTCGAATCAGTCGACGCGCCTAACCGAGTGACACGGACGCGACTGCAATTATTACGGATTTTGTATCTCGTGGAGAGTTAGCGATTAGATAGCGCAGCGTGACTTTTGACATTGATTATCGTCACTTGCTGAGAAACTAGTGTGACTGCATTCTCGGAAGCGGAGTCGATTACGAAATGTCAAAGTTAAAGATACAGGAGCTGTGTAGTTTTAATTCATGACGACAATAACGACACAAAGATCAACTGGCTGCCAGAACGCCATATCGCTACGGACGAATCGATTATTCGTTACATTATCAAGGTTGATTTAATTGAGTTCAAATCATGTTATAACATCGAATACAATAACGCATAAAGttgcgattaaaaattttatttatttatttcttatgtcGGGAAGCATTCAACGCTGAGAAGAAGATAACCAACCCTTGACCtcctcaatttttattttacagtacATCCCATTcactaatataaaatagagtaATCCTTTCCAATGCGCAATAGTTTATGAAacattaatgtttaaaatttttcctgTCCGTAATTGTTACATACACagtaacaaaaatacattCCATGACAATTAATCTTCGGTCAATTTGTGCACTCTTGATTATAATCACAATCTGTACATGTTTTTGCAGAATATCTatcatagaaacatttaaaacacattactaatttgcacattttatgaATGCGACTTCTTTGCATAAACATggttcatttattattaatattgaaaaaacatttcaaacattaatatttcataaatcatTGCGCATTGAACAGAGTTACTATACTCTGTACCGGTGAATGCATGAaatgtattgtaatatataaaaaacttagCAAAATTCAAGGGTTGATTGCCCCTTgcgatatataaatagatccctaaattttcgtaaaaacagTGACATGTGGGAAGCCGCTGACCTCCTTGTCAATTTCGAAGTTGTTGCCATCGAAGTGGAGATATCGCAGTTTGACGAGATCAGCGAAAGTGCCATTGTCCACCGTGTGGATGCCATTGTCGGACAGCACGATGCCTTCCAGATTGGAAAGTCCGGCAAAAGTGCCGACTACAATGTGAGACAGTTTGTTTCCGCTCAGGTCTAGTAGTTTCAGCTGAGACAGATCCCTGAACGTATCCGGCTCGAGAGCGCTGATCTCGTTCTGCTGAAGATCGAGCCTTCTCAGACTGACCAAGTCGCAGAGGAGCGACCTGGAAACGCTCGTTATCCGATTGTCATTTAAGTAGAGATACCGCAGCTTGTTCAATCCTCGAAAGGTATCGCTCGGCAAGTCCTCTAGCCGATTGTAACCCAAGTGGAGTCTATTCAATTCGGTTAACCCGGCGAAGGCAACTGGCGCGACGCGAGAGATTTTATTCCTGTGGAGCCAAAGGCCCAGCAGTTCGGGATTAAGATTCGAGAAGGATTCCGCCTCGATCGCTTCGATATCGTTGAGACCTAGGTGGAGCTCAATCAGGCTTGACAAGCCGGCAAACGAGTCTTTCGGTATCGAATCGATCTTGTTGAAGTTCAACGACAGCGACCGCAAGTGTCCCAAATCCGCGAACAAGTACGCCGATAACGGTACCACATTGATATCCAAGTCGAGGCACTCCAAGTTGGGCAAACCGCGGAAGGATTCCCTCTTCAGCAAGGATATCCGGTTGCCTTGATTTAGATCCAAGTGCGTCGCCGACACGTTTTTGAAGGCGTTCTCTCGAATCGCCAAAAGGTCCAGGTCCCTAAGGTCCAATCGGTCCTCGAAACGGCTTTGCGTAACTTCGACGAGGACCCCCTTGTAGTGACAAACGTTGTAACCAAGACGTTGTAACGTTGTAACGTTGCCGTTGTCCTGGCAGGTCGGCTCCTTCACCTCCGACGAGGCCCTCGCCGAAAGAAACAGGATAACGACTTGCGAAAAGAGCAGAAGAAACCGCGACATGGCGAGAGAGTTCGAATCAGTCGACGCGCCTAACCGAGTGACACGGACGCAACTGCGATTACGGGTCGTGGAGAGTTATCTCGTATTTCGTGGAGAGTTCGCGATTAAATAGCGCAGCGTGACTTTTGACATTGATTATCGTCACTTCTGGTGAAACTATTGCGACTGCATTCTCGGAAGGAGAGTCGATCACGAAATGTCGAAAACGTTGAAGAAATAGGACGTGCATAGTTTTGATTCAcggacgatgacgacgatgataATGCGACAATAATTTTCTCGTGTTATTAAATGCTATACTTGATATTTTCCCCCATCGACCTATACCGATCGAGCGGCTTTTTCGGACGAAATTGCAGGGCGCGAATCATCACTAATTGCGCAATCTGGCGTTAGGTTTAATCGTATGAGCAATCGAAGAGTCGCGAGACCTCGTGGGAGGAACAGATCAACTGGCTGACCGAACGCGATATCGTTACGGACAATTCACTTATTCGCCACATTAGCACGGTCCATTGagtttcaaataatattataacatcgAATAGAATAACGCATGAAGTTGTGATTaaaggatttatttattttttttatgccgcgAAGGAATTCATGATAAGGGGACCAACCCttgagtttttaaatttttaatatcttacagTACACCCCCCattcattaatataaagtaCAGTACCTAACTCTGTCTAGTGCGCAACAGTTTctcaaatattaatgtttaaaacttTTCGTGTCGGTAATTTGTTTACAAGCACGACAACAAAAATACATTCCATGGCAATTAATCTTCGGGATAGGAGCTTTCAATTTGTGCACTATCAATATGATCACAATATGTACACGTTTTTTGAATGGTATCTatatatcaaagaaatatttaaaacacatTACTAATTTGCATTAAATGCATGTTATGAATGCAACTTCCTTGCATAAGCATggtcaatttattattaatatcgaaaaaaacaacatatcaaaaattcaacaaaatttaaGGGATCAAGAGTTCGTTGGCCCTTTGTGAGATATAAACAGATGTTTAAGACTTTATGAATAAACTGTGACATTTGGAAGGCCGCTGACTTCTTCGTCGATTTCAGTGAAGTTGTTGCCATCGAAGTAGAGAACTCGCAGTGCGACGAGATCAGCGAAAGTGCCATTATCCACAGCGCTGATGTTATTAGCGGACAGACTGATGAAATCCAGATTGGAGAGCCCGGCAAAAGTGCCGACTACAATGTGAGACAGTTTGTTTCCCCTCAGGTCCAGTCGTTTCAGCTGAGACAGATCCCTGAACGTATCCGGCTCGAGAGCGCTGATCTCGTTATTCTGAAGATAGAGACTCTCCAGACCGACCAAGTCGCGAAAGAGCGACCTGGAGACGTTTGTTATCCGATTGTTATTTAAGTAAAGTATCTTCAGCTTGTTCAATCCTCGAAAGGCACCGCTCGGCAAGTCCTCTAGCCGATTGAAGTCCAAGTCAAGGCGACTCAGTTCGGTTAACCCGGCGAAGGAATCCGGCGCGACGGAAGAGATTTTATTGTCGTTGAGCAAAAAGTACAGCAGTCCGGGATTAAGATTCGAGAAGGATTCCGCATCGATCGCTTCGATATCGTTGCAACACAGGTAGAGACTTATTAAGCTTGACAGCCCGGCGAACGAGTCCTTCGGTATCAAATTGATCTTGTTGGAATTCAAATTCAGCAACTCCAGGTGTCCCAAATCCGCGAACAAGTACCCCGATAACGGTACCATATTGTCGTCCAAGTAGAGCTCTTTCAAGTTGGGCAAACCGCGGAAGGATTCCCTCTTCAGCAATAATATCCGGTTGACGTTCAGATACAAGCGCGTTGTCGACACGTTCTTGAAGGCGTTGTCTCGAATCGCCAAGAGATCCAGGTCTTTAAAGTACAATTGGTCACAGCTTTGCGTAACTTCGACGAGGACCCCCTTGTAGTGGCAAACGTTGT
The nucleotide sequence above comes from Temnothorax longispinosus isolate EJ_2023e chromosome 4, Tlon_JGU_v1, whole genome shotgun sequence. Encoded proteins:
- the LOC139812267 gene encoding uncharacterized protein, whose amino-acid sequence is MSRFLLFFSQVVILFLSARASSEVKEPTCRDNDGYNVCHYKGVLVEVTQSRFEDRLDLSDLDLLAIREDAFKNVSATHLYLNQGNRISVLKRESFRGLPNLERLHLDGNVVPLSGHLFAELGHLQSLSLIFNKIDSIPKDSFAGLSSLMWLYLGHNDIEAIEAQSFSNVNPGLLYLWLNSNKISRVALGSFAGLTELSRLHLDYNRLEDLSSGAFRGLNKLEDLYLNDNRITSVSRSLFRDLVGLKRLYLQQNEISALELGTFRELSQLELLRLDGNKLSHIVVGTFAGLSNLEDIKLSDNNISAVDNGAFADLVKLRNLYFGGNNFTEIDKEFSDRPEVIVKTTS
- the LOC139812266 gene encoding uncharacterized protein, with the protein product MSRFLLLFSQVVILFLSARASSEVKEPTCQDNGNVTTLQRLGYNVCHYKGVLVEVTQSRFEDRLDLRDLDLLAIRENAFKNVSATHLDLNQGNRISLLKRESFRGLPNLECLDLDINVVPLSAYLFADLGHLRSLSLNFNKIDSIPKDSFAGLSSLIELHLGLNDIEAIEAESFSNLNPELLGLWLHRNKISRVAPVAFAGLTELNRLHLGYNRLEDLPSDTFRGLNKLRYLYLNDNRITSVSRSLLCDLVSLRRLDLQQNEISALEPDTFRDLSQLKLLDLSGNKLSHIVVGTFAGLSNLEGIVLSDNGIHTVDNGTFADLVKLRYLHFDGNNFEIDKEVSGFPHVTVFTKI
- the LOC139812270 gene encoding uncharacterized protein, which gives rise to MSRFLLFFSQVVILFISARASSEVKESTCRDNNGYNVCHYKGVLVEVTQSCDQLYFKDLDLLAIRDNAFKNVSTTRLYLNVNRILLLKRESFRGLPNLKELYLDDNMVPLSGYLFADLGHLELLNLNSNKINLIPKDSFAGLSSLISLYLCCNDIEAIDAESFSNLNPGLLYFLLNDNKISSVAPDSFAGLTELSRLDLDFNRLEDLPSGAFRGLNKLKILYLNNNRITNVSRSLFRDLVGLESLYLQNNEISALEPDTFRDLSQLKRLDLRGNKLSHIVVGTFAGLSNLDFISLSANNISAVDNGTFADLVALRVLYFDGNNFTEIDEEVSGLPNVTVYS